CAAGTACGAGGGTTTTCATGGCAGAGCTCCTTTAATGGCCCATGAGGCGTTCGACCGCGTCGGGCTTGTCATGCACGGCAAACCGATCGACCATGGTTTCGCTGGCCTTGTTGAGGCCGATGATTTCGACCTCGGTGCCCTCACGACGGAACTTGAGGATGACCTTGTCCAGGGCGCCGACCGCGGTAATGTCCCAGAAGTGGGCCCGACTGACGTCAATTTGCACCTTCTCCACCGCCTCCTTCAAGTCAAAAGAGGCGATAAAACTTTCGGCGGAGGTGAAAAACACCTGGCCGATAACCTGATAGTGGCGCACCCGACCATCCTCCGACAGGTGGGTGCCAACATACAGAATTTTACCGATCTTGTAAGCAAAGAACAGGGCACTGAGCAGCACCCCGACCATAACCCCCAGCGCCAGATTGTGCGTCGCGACCACCACGATCACAGTCGAGGTCATTACGATGCTCGAACTTTTGGGGTTCTTGCGCAGATTGCGGATCGACTCCCAGCTGAAGGTACCGATGGCCACCATGATCATCACCGCCACCAGTGCCGCCATGGGAATGCGCGCCACCCAGTCGCCGACAAACACCACCATCAGCAACAGAAACACGCCGGCCAACAGCGTCGAGAGCCGCCCGCGGCCGCCTGATTTGATATTGATGACAGACTGGCCGATCATCGCGCAACCAGCCATGCCGCCGAGAAATCCGGCGCCGATATTGGCCACACCCTGACCGACGCATTCACGGTTTTTGTTACTCGCAGAATCGGTAAGGTCGTCAACGATGGTGGCGGTCATCATCGACTCGAGCAGACCAACAATCGCCAGAGGCACTGAATAGGGGAAAATAATCCAGAGGGTTTCAAGGTTCAGCGGAATGTCGGGGAGCAGAAAAACCGGCAGGCTATCCGGCAAAGCCCCCATGTCGCCCACCGTGCGCACATCCACACCAAAAAAAACCGTAAACGCCGTCAGGCCGACTATGCAGATCAGTGGCGAGGGAATGGCCCGGGTGACATAGGGAAAGAGATAGATAAGGCCGAGACCCGCCGCCAGCAGGGCATAAACTTGCCAGCCGACGTTGGTGATTTCCGGTAATTGCGCCAGAAAGATGAGAATCGCCAGGGCGTTGACAAAACCGATCACCACCGAGCGCGACACGAAACGCATCAGCCCCCCCAGGCGAAAAACACCCGCCAGAATCTGTAGCAGACCCGTCAGCACAGTCGCCGCAAGCAGATACTGCAGACCATGATCTCGCACCAGCAACACCATGAGCAACGCCATGGCGCCGGTGGCACCTGAAATCATGCCGGGGCGGCCACCGACAAAGGCCGTGACCACGGCAATGCAGAAAGAAGCATAGAGGCCAACCTTGGGGTCGACCCCGGCAATGATGGAAAAAGCGATGGCTTCGGGAATCAGCGCCAGGGCGACGACCATTCCCGCAAGAACATCTCCACGCAAATTGAAGAACCAGTTAAGCCGAATCGAGTGCAAAGCATGGATCATTGGTGCAATTCCTTGAAAAAGAGAGTGCTCTCAAACCGGACGCAGTCGCACCTGAGCCCGAAAAAAAGGAACTTTGGGCGCACGGGACCGGAACAGCAGGGGACGAAAGACGCTGAGGGTAAACGCTTATGGCGGGGTTGCGAGGCAGGCGCTAAAAACAGTCAGGGTGGTCAAGGGGAAAGCTTCTTCGCAGATGAGGAACTCTAAATTCAAAAACCAAACATGACGCGCAGGACAAGGCGGCGACCCTATGCCTAATCAGCAAAAAATGCAAGACAAAAATCAACCCTAAGAATAGACACCGGAAATTAAAAACCGCCGCCCGTTCAAGCAGGCGGCGGTTTGCAAAGCAATTCGAGATAAACGCCTCAGGCGCGCGACACGAAACGCCCATCGCGGGTATCGACCTTGATCTTTTCCCCGGACTCCAGATAACCCGGCACCTGCAAACGCAAACCGGTTTCCAGCAATGCCTCCTTGGTCTGGGCGGTCGCCGTGGCGTTCTTGATGGCCGGCGCGGTTTCCGTCACCACCAGTTCCACCACCATGGGCGGATCAACACTCACCACCTGCCCCTGAAACACGCCCAGGGTCACTTCGGCGCCTTCCAGCAGATAGCCCTGCACGGGGGTGAAAAGTTCTTCGTTCAATTCGTACTGCTCGTAATTCTCCAGATCCATGAACACCCCGCCATCGCCGGAAGGGTAGAGAAACTGGCCTTTGCGCCTCTCGAAATCGGCCTCGTCGACCTTGTCGCCGGCCTTGAAGGCTTTCTCCAGAACCTGGTTTGTAAGCAGATTGCGGTACTTGGTCTTGACCAGGGTATTGCCGCCACGCGCCGAGGGCGACTGAAAGCTGACATCGAGCACCAGACACGGCGCCTGATCAAGCTGAATGACCAGCCCGCGCTTGAGATCATTGGTAAGGATCATGGTTGAGGCTCCTTGAAGTTGTGAAGGCTGCGGAAACTTACCATAAAACAAGTCGGCGACACAACGCTCACCACACAATTTTCCCATGACAAAGCCCCCTTGGTTATGTTCTAATTGAGAGCTTTTTCGGCAACCCTCCGCCACCAGAGGGAAAAGACCAAGGAGAACAAGAATATGTACAACTGTTCCGACCTCAAGAAGGGCCTCAAGCTCATGGTCGACGGCGAGCCGCATGTCATTGTCGCCTTCGACTTCACCAAACCCGGCAAGGGTCAGGCCCTCTACAAATGCAAGCTGCGCAACATGATCACCGGCTCACTGTTCGATCGTACCTACCGCTCCGGCGAATCCTTCGAGCCCGCCAGCCTGGAAGACCGCGACATGCAGTACCTTTACCAGGACGAGTCCGGCTATGTCTTCATGGACCAGAAGAATTATGAGCAGGTCACCCTCAGCGCCGAGACCCTGGGCGACGACAAGTACTTTCTCATCGACAATATGGACGTGAAAGTCCTCATGTTCGGTGATCGCGCCATCGGTATCACCCTGCCCAACTTCGTCAACCTCAAGATCACCCAGACCGACCCTTGGGTCAAGGGCGACACCGCCGCGGGCAACAATAAACCGGCCACCGTCGAAACCGGCTACACCCTGCAAGTCCCAAGCTTCGTCGAGGAGGGCGATCTGATCCAGATCGACACGCGCACCGGATCTTACAATACCCGCGTCAAGGAATAAGCCCCCATGGTGGAGCCCAACTGGCGGCTTGCCGGCAAGCGCGCCAAGTTGATGGAACGGGCCCGGATCATCCAGATGATCCGGGCTTTTTTCATCGAACACGATTATCTGGAGACCGAAACGCCCCACCGCGTGCCGGGCAACGCCCCCGAG
The DNA window shown above is from Geoalkalibacter ferrihydriticus DSM 17813 and carries:
- a CDS encoding elongation factor P, giving the protein MILTNDLKRGLVIQLDQAPCLVLDVSFQSPSARGGNTLVKTKYRNLLTNQVLEKAFKAGDKVDEADFERRKGQFLYPSGDGGVFMDLENYEQYELNEELFTPVQGYLLEGAEVTLGVFQGQVVSVDPPMVVELVVTETAPAIKNATATAQTKEALLETGLRLQVPGYLESGEKIKVDTRDGRFVSRA
- the efp gene encoding elongation factor P; protein product: MYNCSDLKKGLKLMVDGEPHVIVAFDFTKPGKGQALYKCKLRNMITGSLFDRTYRSGESFEPASLEDRDMQYLYQDESGYVFMDQKNYEQVTLSAETLGDDKYFLIDNMDVKVLMFGDRAIGITLPNFVNLKITQTDPWVKGDTAAGNNKPATVETGYTLQVPSFVEEGDLIQIDTRTGSYNTRVKE
- a CDS encoding SulP family inorganic anion transporter, with the translated sequence MIHALHSIRLNWFFNLRGDVLAGMVVALALIPEAIAFSIIAGVDPKVGLYASFCIAVVTAFVGGRPGMISGATGAMALLMVLLVRDHGLQYLLAATVLTGLLQILAGVFRLGGLMRFVSRSVVIGFVNALAILIFLAQLPEITNVGWQVYALLAAGLGLIYLFPYVTRAIPSPLICIVGLTAFTVFFGVDVRTVGDMGALPDSLPVFLLPDIPLNLETLWIIFPYSVPLAIVGLLESMMTATIVDDLTDSASNKNRECVGQGVANIGAGFLGGMAGCAMIGQSVINIKSGGRGRLSTLLAGVFLLLMVVFVGDWVARIPMAALVAVMIMVAIGTFSWESIRNLRKNPKSSSIVMTSTVIVVVATHNLALGVMVGVLLSALFFAYKIGKILYVGTHLSEDGRVRHYQVIGQVFFTSAESFIASFDLKEAVEKVQIDVSRAHFWDITAVGALDKVILKFRREGTEVEIIGLNKASETMVDRFAVHDKPDAVERLMGH